A genomic segment from Prochlorothrix hollandica PCC 9006 = CALU 1027 encodes:
- a CDS encoding glycosyltransferase family protein: protein MLELLPSPLAIVMHDAGAANHIIAWFRFLSNQKIDLAIHACVTGPASSLWLNAFPHSKICSLTDALLNCKILISGTGWQSHLEHEARKIARDLKIKSVAVIDHWTNYCDRFIRDAEEVLPDEIWVTDEYAKKLAMNHFPNLPILQLPNLYLDNIVGEVQSAKISVAKSSTTRLLYVLEPIRQVWDKSDQQGEFQALDFFINNIDLLECGKNISIKLRPHPSDHLGKYNQWIKLQNKLNISLDDSLTLAEAIAWSNIVVGCQTYAMVVALASGKKVVCSIPPGVATCILPQTEIIKLADLDAGNPG from the coding sequence ATGCTTGAGCTTTTGCCCTCTCCTCTAGCTATCGTGATGCATGATGCTGGGGCTGCAAATCATATCATAGCTTGGTTCAGGTTTTTATCGAATCAAAAAATAGATTTAGCCATTCATGCCTGTGTTACTGGTCCTGCTAGTTCTCTTTGGCTCAACGCATTTCCTCACTCAAAAATCTGTAGTCTTACTGATGCTTTACTGAATTGTAAAATACTCATTAGTGGCACTGGTTGGCAATCTCATCTGGAACATGAGGCGAGAAAAATAGCACGCGATTTAAAAATTAAGTCAGTTGCCGTTATTGATCATTGGACAAATTACTGTGATCGCTTTATTCGTGATGCAGAAGAAGTCTTACCAGATGAAATCTGGGTTACTGACGAATACGCTAAGAAACTAGCAATGAATCACTTTCCCAACCTACCGATTCTGCAACTCCCGAATCTTTATCTGGATAATATTGTTGGCGAAGTGCAATCAGCAAAAATATCTGTAGCGAAATCTTCAACCACAAGATTACTATATGTTCTCGAACCAATTCGTCAAGTTTGGGACAAAAGTGATCAACAGGGAGAGTTTCAAGCTTTAGATTTTTTTATCAACAATATTGACTTGCTAGAGTGTGGCAAAAATATCTCGATTAAACTTCGTCCTCACCCATCTGATCACCTTGGTAAATACAATCAATGGATCAAGTTACAGAATAAGCTGAACATCTCTCTAGATGACTCTTTAACTTTAGCAGAGGCAATAGCTTGGTCGAATATTGTAGTGGGTTGTCAAACTTATGCTATGGTTGTCGCCTTGGCCTCAGGTAAGAAAGTTGTCTGCTCAATTCCTCCCGGCGTAGCAACTTGCATTTTGCCGCAAACCGAAATCATTAAATTAGCTGATCTTGATGCTGGTAATCCGGGCTGA
- a CDS encoding GNAT family N-acetyltransferase gives MTNRVHQPMTWPLIGKVVILDEFSLKNITPEYISWLNDPYVVQYSNQRFRQHTQESCLDYFKSFKHSDNIFVAVYQDSEFIGTMTAYISNIHQTADLGIMIGNRQHWGRGVGKDAWITLMEGLFVQFKLRKITGGTLRCNQAMVKIMIESEMQLDGIRIAQELVDGFPVDILHFAKFYNA, from the coding sequence ATGACTAATCGAGTGCATCAACCGATGACGTGGCCCCTTATTGGAAAAGTTGTGATATTGGATGAATTTAGTCTTAAAAATATAACACCTGAGTATATTAGCTGGCTCAATGATCCTTATGTTGTTCAATATAGTAATCAGAGATTCCGTCAACATACCCAAGAGAGTTGTTTAGATTATTTTAAATCTTTTAAACATTCTGATAATATTTTTGTTGCAGTGTACCAGGATTCAGAATTTATTGGTACAATGACGGCATATATTTCTAATATCCATCAAACTGCTGATCTTGGTATCATGATCGGCAATCGCCAACATTGGGGTAGGGGTGTCGGTAAGGACGCATGGATAACGTTAATGGAAGGATTATTCGTGCAATTTAAGCTCCGGAAAATTACTGGCGGAACGTTGAGGTGTAATCAAGCAATGGTTAAGATTATGATTGAGTCTGAGATGCAACTGGATGGAATCAGAATTGCTCAGGAATTGGTTGATGGTTTTCCAGTAGATATTTTACATTTTGCAAAATTTTATAATGCTTGA
- a CDS encoding DegT/DnrJ/EryC1/StrS family aminotransferase: MNLSNQQKLALFGGSKFIQTNFKRYNSIGIEEVNAAKQVIESGVLSQFLGTWHEDFYGGPKVQEFERACESYFEVSHAITVNSWTSGLIAAVGALSIEPGDEVIVSPWTMCASATAILHWNAIPVFADIEPETFTLDPKSVEENITPYTKAIMAVDIFGHSADMDALMAISRKYNLKIISDSAQAPGAMYKGKYAGTVAHIGGYSLNYHKHIHTGEGGILVTNDYELAERMRLIRNHAEAVVQDKAVTNLTNMIGYNFRLGEIECAIGIEQLKKLATLVKSRQQLADRLSLGLQGLAGLRVPIVKSDCTHAYYVYPLVIDVNLLGVNRDKIWEALQAEGVPVTRYYQNLHLLPMYQQKIAYGSQGFPWTSEICHREVNYDRGICPVAEELNDTSYLSIGMCAYDLTNNDIDSILGAFKKVWNSLDTLRTHD, from the coding sequence ATGAATTTAAGCAATCAACAAAAGCTGGCTCTATTCGGCGGCAGTAAGTTCATTCAAACAAACTTTAAGCGGTACAATTCAATTGGGATTGAGGAAGTGAATGCAGCTAAGCAAGTCATTGAGAGTGGCGTACTGTCACAGTTTCTAGGAACTTGGCATGAGGATTTTTATGGTGGTCCCAAGGTTCAAGAATTTGAACGAGCTTGTGAGTCTTATTTTGAGGTTAGCCATGCAATTACTGTTAATTCATGGACTTCGGGATTAATTGCAGCAGTTGGTGCATTATCTATTGAGCCAGGAGATGAGGTAATTGTTAGTCCTTGGACAATGTGTGCTAGTGCCACAGCTATTTTGCATTGGAATGCTATTCCTGTTTTTGCTGACATTGAGCCAGAGACTTTCACTTTAGATCCTAAGTCTGTAGAAGAAAATATTACTCCCTATACTAAGGCAATTATGGCAGTTGATATTTTTGGACACTCGGCAGATATGGATGCATTAATGGCGATCTCCCGTAAGTATAATCTGAAAATTATTTCTGACAGCGCTCAAGCACCTGGGGCGATGTACAAAGGGAAATATGCAGGGACAGTCGCTCATATTGGTGGATATAGCCTTAATTATCATAAGCACATTCATACTGGTGAAGGCGGTATTTTAGTCACCAATGATTACGAATTAGCGGAGCGAATGCGCCTAATTCGTAATCACGCGGAAGCAGTCGTTCAGGATAAAGCCGTTACTAATCTCACAAATATGATCGGTTATAACTTTCGTCTGGGTGAAATTGAATGTGCAATTGGAATTGAGCAGTTAAAAAAATTAGCAACATTAGTTAAATCACGTCAACAGCTTGCAGATCGCCTCAGTTTAGGCTTGCAAGGACTTGCTGGATTGCGGGTACCTATTGTGAAATCTGATTGCACCCATGCTTATTATGTTTATCCTCTGGTAATTGATGTCAATTTACTTGGCGTGAACCGTGACAAAATTTGGGAAGCGTTGCAAGCGGAAGGAGTCCCTGTTACAAGGTATTATCAAAACTTACATCTTTTACCTATGTATCAACAAAAGATTGCCTATGGCTCTCAAGGATTCCCTTGGACTTCAGAGATTTGCCACCGTGAAGTTAATTATGATAGGGGGATTTGTCCTGTTGCAGAAGAATTAAATGATACTTCTTATCTAAGTATTGGCATGTGTGCTTATGATTTAACTAACAACGATATTGATTCAATTCTAGGGGCATTTAAAAAAGTGTGGAACTCCCTAGATACCTTGCGAACCCATGACTAA
- a CDS encoding Gfo/Idh/MocA family protein produces the protein MSTIYNILNVLIVGCGNIAGRFDMSRPSTDWPLTHAGAYHRDHRFQVIACVDPHEEVRSQFMKFWSIPVGFQAIDEISHKNHQFDVISICSPTHCHAHDLEIAISLSPQLIFCEKPTTASGIETEKLVRQCKKSDIHLAVNYTRRWDQDIRKLQTNIQNNQWGNLRAVVGYYNKGLLNNGSHLIDLLNFLLGKINIIKVGKPIYDFFDYDPTVPMWLETEDGCPIHLVAGHAQDYALFEIQFIFAKGVLVMEDGGIFWRSRQVIESEIFKGYRILTDSIKNTGHYPHAMLQAIDNIYRAITQNEYLYSTGDTALMTQFFCERIIQESISIV, from the coding sequence ATGAGCACAATTTATAACATTCTAAATGTATTAATTGTCGGCTGTGGTAATATTGCGGGTCGATTTGACATGAGCCGACCTTCAACAGATTGGCCGCTTACCCATGCAGGGGCTTACCATCGAGATCATCGTTTTCAGGTTATAGCTTGTGTGGATCCTCATGAAGAAGTACGTTCTCAATTCATGAAATTTTGGTCCATTCCAGTTGGATTTCAAGCAATTGATGAAATTTCACATAAGAATCATCAGTTTGATGTAATTAGTATTTGCTCACCAACCCACTGTCATGCCCATGATCTTGAGATAGCAATCAGTCTAAGTCCTCAGTTAATTTTTTGTGAAAAGCCGACCACTGCATCTGGTATAGAAACAGAGAAGTTGGTTAGACAGTGCAAAAAGTCTGATATTCATTTGGCTGTCAACTATACTCGTCGTTGGGATCAAGATATTAGGAAATTACAAACAAATATACAAAATAATCAATGGGGTAACCTAAGAGCAGTCGTTGGTTACTATAATAAAGGACTTCTCAATAATGGTTCACACCTGATTGATTTACTAAACTTCCTACTAGGCAAAATAAATATCATTAAAGTCGGTAAGCCCATTTATGATTTTTTTGACTATGACCCAACAGTGCCAATGTGGTTAGAGACTGAAGATGGATGTCCGATTCATCTTGTAGCTGGCCATGCCCAAGACTATGCACTTTTTGAAATTCAATTTATCTTTGCTAAAGGAGTATTAGTCATGGAAGATGGAGGAATATTTTGGCGTAGCCGTCAGGTAATCGAGAGTGAAATTTTCAAAGGATACCGAATCCTTACAGACAGCATTAAAAATACAGGCCATTATCCTCATGCTATGCTCCAAGCGATTGATAATATCTATCGAGCTATTACCCAAAATGAGTATCTCTATAGTACAGGTGACACAGCGCTTATGACTCAATTTTTTTGTGAAAGAATCATTCAAGAATCTATTTCTATTGTCTAG
- the pseF gene encoding pseudaminic acid cytidylyltransferase, which produces MKVAIIPARGGSKRIPRKNIKNFLGKPMIAWSIETAIASKLFDRIIVSTDDLEISKVAKKYEAEVPFLRPAELSNDYVGTTEVIAHATQWLIDQGLSITAVCCIYPTAPFLQVQDLSKGLQALESGNWSYAFSATDFTAPIFRAFTETDEGGIKMFFPEYFLTRSQDLPRALHDAGQFYWGQPSAWLEGKRIFEHYSIPIIIPRWRVQDIDSEEDWIRAEIIAPMVKSK; this is translated from the coding sequence ATGAAAGTTGCCATTATTCCCGCAAGAGGAGGAAGTAAGCGTATTCCTCGGAAAAATATTAAAAACTTCCTAGGCAAACCAATGATTGCATGGTCAATTGAAACAGCGATCGCCTCCAAACTATTTGATCGAATCATTGTTTCGACTGATGATCTTGAAATTTCTAAGGTTGCTAAAAAGTACGAAGCTGAAGTTCCTTTTCTACGTCCTGCCGAATTATCGAACGATTATGTAGGAACCACTGAAGTAATTGCCCATGCAACTCAATGGCTCATCGATCAAGGTTTATCTATCACTGCTGTCTGTTGCATTTATCCAACTGCCCCTTTTTTGCAAGTCCAAGATTTGAGTAAGGGTTTACAAGCTTTAGAATCTGGTAACTGGAGCTATGCCTTCTCAGCAACAGACTTTACTGCACCGATTTTTCGGGCATTTACAGAAACCGATGAGGGCGGCATTAAGATGTTTTTTCCAGAATACTTTTTAACACGATCTCAAGACTTACCGCGAGCCTTACATGATGCCGGACAATTTTATTGGGGACAGCCATCAGCTTGGCTAGAAGGCAAGCGTATTTTTGAGCATTATTCCATACCTATTATCATACCAAGATGGCGTGTACAAGATATTGATAGTGAAGAAGATTGGATTCGTGCAGAGATAATCGCACCAATGGTCAAAAGTAAATAA
- the pseC gene encoding UDP-4-amino-4,6-dideoxy-N-acetyl-beta-L-altrosamine transaminase has protein sequence MDYIPYGRQSISDADIEAVVEVLRSDWITQGPIIDDFEQVVAEYCGAKYAVAVSSATAGLHLACLALDLGPEDTLWTSPNTFVASANCGRYCGASVNFVDIDSKTYNLSLTALTRRLEVAAHKGQVPKIVVPVHLAGQSCEMEPLAQLAQQYGFHVLEDASHAIGARYQGQAVGCCNFSAMTVFSFHPVKIITTGEGGMILTNRSDLYKRLIRLRSHGITRDVKLMTEDSHGPWYYQQLELGLNYRMTDLQAALGISQMQRLDEFVDQRRKLAAHYDRLLADLPLTLPWQHADTESSWHLYIIRLQLAKIERSHHQIFEALREAKIGVNLHYIPVHTQPYYQQMGFTWGDFPVAEQYYREAISLPLYYGLTEAKQDRVIQTLREILR, from the coding sequence ATGGATTACATTCCCTACGGTCGCCAAAGTATTAGCGATGCAGATATTGAAGCAGTTGTTGAGGTTTTGCGTTCCGATTGGATCACCCAGGGACCGATAATCGATGACTTTGAACAAGTTGTTGCTGAATACTGTGGGGCAAAGTACGCCGTTGCCGTTTCGAGTGCAACTGCTGGCTTGCACCTAGCCTGCCTAGCTCTGGATCTAGGTCCAGAGGATACCCTTTGGACTTCTCCTAACACTTTTGTTGCCTCAGCAAACTGCGGTCGATACTGTGGGGCAAGTGTCAATTTTGTTGATATTGATTCCAAGACCTATAACCTCAGCCTTACAGCCCTAACACGGCGGCTAGAAGTTGCGGCCCACAAAGGGCAAGTTCCTAAAATAGTCGTACCTGTACATTTGGCAGGACAATCCTGTGAGATGGAGCCACTAGCGCAACTGGCCCAGCAATATGGCTTTCATGTTCTTGAAGATGCGTCCCATGCCATTGGTGCACGTTATCAGGGCCAAGCTGTAGGCTGCTGCAATTTCTCGGCGATGACTGTGTTCAGTTTCCACCCCGTAAAAATTATTACCACTGGGGAAGGAGGGATGATATTGACTAACAGATCGGATTTATACAAGCGTTTGATTAGACTTCGATCTCATGGTATCACTCGCGATGTAAAGCTTATGACCGAAGACTCCCACGGTCCTTGGTATTATCAACAGCTAGAGTTGGGTCTAAACTACCGCATGACCGATCTACAAGCTGCGCTGGGAATTAGCCAAATGCAACGGCTGGATGAGTTTGTTGACCAACGGAGAAAACTGGCTGCCCATTACGATCGCTTATTAGCCGATTTACCGCTAACCTTGCCCTGGCAACATGCGGATACGGAATCAAGCTGGCATTTATACATTATTCGCTTGCAACTGGCTAAGATTGAGAGAAGCCATCATCAGATTTTTGAAGCCTTGAGAGAAGCAAAAATCGGGGTAAATCTGCACTATATCCCCGTGCATACTCAACCCTACTATCAGCAAATGGGGTTTACCTGGGGAGATTTTCCGGTAGCGGAGCAGTATTATCGAGAAGCAATTAGCTTGCCCCTGTATTATGGATTAACTGAGGCTAAGCAAGATAGGGTTATTCAAACACTGAGAGAAATTTTGCGGTGA